In Citrus sinensis cultivar Valencia sweet orange chromosome 3, DVS_A1.0, whole genome shotgun sequence, the sequence AtctcataaattcataataactgcgttttaatcaaatttattatttaaaaaatatatatgcacTGTACTTCGTGCCTTGTGTAGAACTCGTCGTTAGCCAAACAGCACCCTGCGTCTTTACCACCTCCGCTCAGCTCGTCGGGTTTCTCagaaaattgtattatttttgcagggaaaattgattttctctCTCGTCGCTACTAATTCGGCGATTGCTATTCACAAATATTCATCCAATTATCTCTAAATCGTTTCTTAACGGAAACAGAAACGTGCGGTATTTCGTAAGTCTCCTCCGCCAGCGCCGCAAGTTAGGGTTTCGAGTTAAAGTCTAGGGCTAGGgttttaatattaacaaatttaattgtaCGGAAATACAAACATTAAGTCGCTGGTTTAGATAAGGTGAGTATATAATTTGCCGTGTTGGATGGGAAGTTAGGGTTTGTCTGAAAGGTATGATTATAAAACGACCTTCGAAACTCGAAATGCCAAATCCACAATTTTGCAAGATTGCAGAGTCGTGCGAGGAAAATGAAGTCGCCGATGAGTATGCTTACGTAGCAAATCCAAAGaaacgaagaagaagaggaggcGACGATTGTCATCAAAGCTTAATGCATGTTGAAGTCGATGATTTAAGCAGTGGCTCAAGTTCTTTTATTAGCGAGGAAGCCACATGTTGGGACCCCGAATTTGAACCTGATTtgaacaattttaattataaaggAAGAGGCACAAACCGGAGCTCCGACAGGTTTCGACCTCCAGCATTGAAACCTTCGAAAGGAAGGACTCAAATACTTCCTTCCAGATATGATGATTCGGTTCTTGTTGTTGGTGACACGGATTCAAGCTTTGACGAGGAAGATGATGTTGATATTATAGAAGTGAACGGGGATTTTGATAAGTTGGGTTTTACCATGGATAAGTATAGATTtggaaattcaaattataGAGGATATAATGGTTTTGATCCGAGAGAGTATTTGGTTTCGCGTCGCCCTGTTATGCCGGCAGGTAATGTAAATTCTTTGCCAATGGCGGGTAAGAAACAGTTTATGCCAGGGTTTAGTTCTAGGAATGTAGAGAGAATtacaaaagagaaagagaaaaagaaaaagaggaagGATGTTTACAAGCCTGAGGATTTTGCTCTGGGTGATTTAGTTTGGGCTAAATGTGGGAGGTCGTATCCAGCTTGGCCTGCTGTTGTAATTGATCCCATTTTGCAAGCGCCTGAAGCTGTGTTGAGGTGCTGTATTCCTGGCTGCCTCTGTGTCATGTTTTTTGGCTACTCAAAGAATGGAACACAAAGGGTATATAAGTCTCTcatgttttcattttgttggtttcttttgtttaatatatggtCATCATGTTTTCACTTAAATTGTTTGTAATGATGTTGATGGGCAGGACTATGGATGGGTGAAGCAAGGGATGCTATTCCCTTTTGCGGAATTCATGGACAAGTGTGTATATTTCCATTTTTGGATGATTgcacaataatatttttagagTATAAAGggttttcttgattttctgtttgtttaGATTTCAGGAGCCAACCCAGTTGCACAAGAGCAAGATCAGTGGTTTTCAGATTGCCCTGGAGGAGGCAGTTTTGGCAGAAAATGGTTTTTCGGACTTGAACCTTGGTATTGGGCAAATTGGTCCAGAAGCTTATTCCCGCAGAGGCCAAGAGGCCACGGGTTCAGGTCAGGATCTGGAATACTGCCCTCAGAATCAGGTAAGTTCTTCATAATTTCACTACTTTGTGGTGCATTGAAATTTCACGGATGCGTTGCAAGGCTCTAATCACTATTCAGCAAGATTCACATGcatatgattaaattaaattagcttTGGTTTTTCTGTCTTGTTGTTTACCATAAAACTGTTACTTAAATATTCAATTCTTGGATGATTTGCACAGAAGAGACTTGTGTAACATCTGAattaagttaataaattaGGTAAACTTTTCAAAGTACTGCTACACAGATGTACATGTTGCATGCAGTTATGAACTGAATCtgcttttttaaatttgtggtGATGAATTGAAAGTTTATACACTAGCTTAGGTTTACCATCCATCTACAATGTTATATCCTTCTGCATGACTTGTTTGAGGCTGTTCTTTTCTCACTCTCCTCTTACTTTGATATTCTGgcatttgaattatttttgtcttgTTATCAGGTGGTGCTGATGGTACCATTTGATATATTCTTTGTGCTGTTTCTGGCCCTTTCCCATTGCTGTTGCAGTCCTACTTCAAGTTGGAGGATTGCttgtactttttaaaatttttcatgtctTGTCGTAGGCGCTAAAATCCAATCTTAGTCACTTTTCCCATCGTGGAATTTTCGTGCAATGTTTTCTAGTGGATTAGTGGTTCTCATCCTGTGTGATAGTCACTCTACTAGACTGTGCGGGGACTGTACCCgttcaataatattgtttGTGGTTGTACACACAAAATTCTGCTTTCCTTAACACTTATTTTCTAACACTTTGGATGTTTGTGTTTGTATTTTCAACTGTTACTTTGGGTTATTGGATAATATATTTCCGTAGGTAGTGATCAGatagttttgttttgtgtttcAAGAATTCATTTGTTTAATCAACTGCTGCAGAATGCATGTTATAAGGTTGCAAGAGTGTGTGACGGTTGTGGCTTATTTCGACCTTGCAAGTTGAAGAGAATGAAAGGCTTAGTATCTGAAACCCAGTTTTTATGTAAACATTGTTCTAAGGTTCGTAAGACTCtattcttgaattttatttgacatGAATGTAGCTTCTATTTTTCTATTGATGGAAGAAATAGATTAACTGTTTTTCTTAACATGATCTCCACATTTATTCCTTTTACAGTTACAAAAATCAGAGCAGTACTGTGGCATATGCAAGAATATTTGGCACCATTCAGATAGTGGGAATTGGGTGAGATTATTCACACTTCCGGTGGGgctagtatatatatatttttttggtgggGGTAAAAAACACTgagaaaatattgttttacttCTCTGGAGCAGGTATGTTGTGACGGTTGTAATGTTTGGGTGCATGCTGAGTGTGACGAAATTTCTGGCAAACATTTTAAGGTACACCTAcctaatttgtaattttattttgtttttatttatgttattcaTTATGTTCATGGAGTTTGGGGGTTCACTGACTTGATTATGCTGTGAAGGATCTGGAGCACATTGATTATTATTGCCCGAATTGCAgagtaaagtttaaatttcaatCATCAAATAT encodes:
- the LOC127901092 gene encoding histone-lysine N-methyltransferase ATX3-like isoform X5, with amino-acid sequence MIIKRPSKLEMPNPQFCKIAESCEENEVADEYAYVANPKKRRRRGGDDCHQSLMHVEVDDLSSGSSSFISEEATCWDPEFEPDLNNFNYKGRGTNRSSDRFRPPALKPSKGRTQILPSRYDDSVLVVGDTDSSFDEEDDVDIIEVNGDFDKLGFTMDKYRFGNSNYRGYNGFDPREYLVSRRPVMPAGNVNSLPMAGKKQFMPGFSSRNVERITKEKEKKKKRKDVYKPEDFALGDLVWAKCGRSYPAWPAVVIDPILQAPEAVLRCCIPGCLCVMFFGYSKNGTQRDYGWVKQGMLFPFAEFMDKFQEPTQLHKSKISGFQIALEEAVLAENGFSDLNLGIGQIGPEAYSRRGQEATGSGQDLEYCPQNQNACYKVARVCDGCGLFRPCKLKRMKGLVSETQFLCKHCSKLQKSEQYCGICKNIWHHSDSGNWVCCDGCNVWVHAECDEISGKHFKDLEHIDYYCPNCRVKFKFQSSNIGKWQPGVSAVENDGQMVLPDKIMVVCNDVEGAYFPKLHLVVCRCRSCGPKKLTLSEWERHTGCRAKKWKYSVKVLGTMLPLGKWITEFNADAMDPVKLDEKKLLAFMKEKYEPVSVKWTTERCAICRWVEDWDYNKIIICNRCQIAVHQECYGVTDVQDFTSWVCRACEMPNAERKCCLCPVRGGALKPTDVQTLWVHVTCAWFRPEIGFLNHEKMEPATGILRIPTNLFLKSCIICKQTHGSCTQCCKCATYFHAMCASRAGYCMEIHSLERYGKQITRKLIYCAVHRTPNPDAVVAFHTPTGVFAGRSLLQNQRGCFRGSRLVSAKRTEDSESPSPDTNDFEPLSASRCRVFKRSKNKSMEREPICHRPMGPRHHSLDAVISLNTYKEVDKPEIFSSFKERLYHLQVVEYRGEQVTQSIADLREKQYRKEGKDCYGNGDNGVHSIHLSGKQVPTCYSRSVRKW